The sequence CTGGTGTGCATGGTTGCGAGGTTCATGCGTGGTGTTTGATGACAAATCATGTTCATCTGCTCTTGACGCCTAGCTGTATATCCGGAGCTGGTTTATTGATGAAGGGGTTGGGTCAGCGCTATGTTCAATATATTAATCGTACGTATCAGCGAACGGGGACCCTTTGGGAGGGGCGCTTTCGCTCTTGCATAGTTCAGCAAGAAGAGTACGTTCTGGCGTGTTATCGCTATATTGAACTGAACCCGGTCAGAGCAGGAATGGTAGATCATCCAGCTGAGTATCGCTGGACTAGTTATAGGGAAAATGCCCAGGGAGAATCATCGAGCTTTATCAAGCCTCATGCTATCTACAACGAGTTAGGTTGTGATGTTTCTCGACGGACAGAAGCGTATCGGGCCCTTTTTAAAGGGCCGCTTGCTCCAGCGCTTATCGACCAAATTAGGACCTCTACAAATGGTAACTATGTATTGGGTGGGTCTAAATTCGCGTTGGAGATCGCTCAGGCTCTGGGTAAAAGAGTTGCTCCGGGGATAGCTGGGCGCCCGAAGAAGCATGTTTGTTAGTCGCGAAACTGTGGTCTGACCCCTATTTTCTTAAAGCTAGTTCATCTGGTAATGCCCAAGTCTACACGGTCGAAGGTGGCACTACAGGGATTAAGAAAGTTCAATATAGCCCATCTACTGTTGGGGATGATATTTTATCAACTCACAAAGGAGAGTACTACAAGCTTACTTATAGTGATGGGAGTAAGGTTAAAGTTGTCGATCCCGGGAGTTACAGGCCGACTTTTAATAGTGAGGGGCCTATTTATGATGCTAATACAAGGTATTTGAACCCTCAGGGGCAAAAAGTGATATTCAATTCCACCACTAACAAGTGGGTGCCAGAATGACACCGTCTAACTATTTCTCAGTATCTTGGGCGGCACCAATTGTGCCATCAATATCTCTTGCAGGCATACCGCTGGGTGTCAATGCAGAAGTGCTGGGTCGTGTGTTGCTTAAGTATTTAGTTGATGCGGCCAGTCAGCTGTACAAATTTGAAAGTGCACCAAGCCTTCGATTAAGAACGCATGGTCTGGACGAGTTTGGAAATGGCGGTTACTCTTTTTCTTTGTTTGATGATGCAGTTATTAATGACCTGCTAAAAGGGACTCCCGCTCTATCAATAATGATTAGGGAGGGGAAGGTTTATGCTATTAAAGTTTACGATTTCAGTTTTTCTGGGGAGTTTGCGCAAGAGTTTGTCTATAAGGGTGTTTTGCCAGCAGGTATCGGGTTGGGTAGTTTGGTTTCGGATCTATTGCCATTTACATCTTTAGAGTTTGACAGCGCCGAGGAGTGGTTCTATAC is a genomic window of Pseudomonas sp. ADAK18 containing:
- a CDS encoding transposase is translated as MHIIQRGNNRSVCFYSEDDYIFYIKNLAELAGVHGCEVHAWCLMTNHVHLLLTPSCISGAGLLMKGLGQRYVQYINRTYQRTGTLWEGRFRSCIVQQEEYVLACYRYIELNPVRAGMVDHPAEYRWTSYRENAQGESSSFIKPHAIYNELGCDVSRRTEAYRALFKGPLAPALIDQIRTSTNGNYVLGGSKFALEIAQALGKRVAPGIAGRPKKHVC